GCATAAGCCATTCGATTAAGCAACATCTATATAGACTCTTCCTGTAAAAATGACTAAGATTAACCAGGATGGCCAATAGTTCCTCTGATTCATATATTAGAAATTTTTTACAAAAGTGTTTACTGTGAGATGTATTATgcatacagaatatataaaacatatttacaatTGAAAGAATAGAGCAAACAGCCAAGTAACAACCATCCAcatcaagaaatgaaatattgccaaTATCTAGAAGCCCCATGTGTACCCCTCCTGTATCACAAATCTTGACTTTAAccatcatttccttgttttttcttagttttattacCTACCCAAGTATCTCTATAcagtatcattttgtttttttttttaattttttaaagtttattttttgacaaaaagagagcaagtgggggaggggcagagagaaagagagagacaatcctaagcataccctgagctgtcagtgcagaacctgatgcgggctctgcaagctcacaaactgtgagatcgtgacctgagctgaaaccaagagttggacactaactgactgagccaccttggcacaccttgcttgttttgtttaatttttttaaatgtttatttttgaaagagagagagaaagaacacgtgcatgcaagctggggagggacagagagacagagggacacagaggatccgaagcaggctccgcactgtcagcagagcctgaaatggtgctcaaactcacaaactgtgagattatgacctgagctgaagtctaagacttaaccaactgagccacccaggagccgctattttgcttttttttttttaaactatgataaTTACTTTTTGTTACTTACAATATTCTGAAATTCATCATAATTGTATATATTCACACTATATTCATCCTATAGCTCTAGTGTTTTCActgtattgtgtatatatacataccagaTTCACTTACTGCTGATAGACATTAGAGGCTGTTTCCAGCTTGATGAAAAACACTATTATGAAAATTCCTGGTTCATCTGTGGAAGAACACAAGTTATAGATAAGGTGCAGCATCAATATTCCtaggtaaaattaaattgttGTACCAGTCATCTGCCACTGGTAGCATACATGACTTACCTtggctccacatcctcaccaacacttggtagtGTGTCTAAACATTTTTGCCATTCCTGGTGGATGTTCAATGGTATTCATTATGGTTTTACTTTGAACAAAGTTTTCATTCACTGATGAGTCCTATTTGATGCCCAGATGGGAAACAATAAATCTTCATCTCCATATTATACtacatataaaaatttcattCCAGATGCATGGTAAATCTAATTGTGAAAAGTAAACAATAATGCTTCTAGAAGAGTGTTGTCCAGAACTTTCTGCAACAGAAGTGTTCTATAAATCTGCACTTTCCTATATGGTAGCTGCTAGAtacatgtggctgttgagcacttcAAATGTCTAGTGCAAGTGAGGAAGTgaactttaaattttatctaaCTTTTGATTGTTTAACTTTATAACAATGCAAGACCTCTGTTCATTAAAAGATACCATTATGAGTGAGAGGGAAAAGGCAAGCCATTGAGGAAGAGAGGTTGCTTACAAAGACAAAAGACAACTcctacccagaatatataaagaatcatTTAGGTCATGAAAACAAGGCAGATaatatcccccaccccccatccccatcccctctAAGATAGGCAAAAGAAACATATTCTTCAAAAGGGAAATATTCTAATGCTAGTAACTATATGACAGCCTGTAGGGAACCACGAAACCATGAGAGATCATCATACCCAACAGAATGACTAAActcaaaagacaaaagagaaacaatTACCAAGCTTAAGCAAGAAGATGGAGCAACTGGAACCCTCACAAATTGCTAGAGTAGTTTTGGATAACTGACTGACAGTATCTATTAAAGCTGAACACATGTATAACCTATGGATCAGCAATTCCATCCCTAggaatacccccccccccccccccccccgccaaaacatatatgcacacactaGAAGACAAGTACCAGAATGCTCATGGaagtattatttgtaataatccCATTCaggaaataatgtttattcatttaatggaatgaataaatactataaaatctagaaaacaaaaaacccaatttgTGGAGTTGAAAGTCAAAGGGGGAAGGGGTAGTAAGGAGGTCAGGAAGGGGTGTGAAGAGAACTTCTTGTGGGTCAGGTAATGTTTTCACACTGGATGTGTTCACTCTGGGTAAATCCACTAAACTACATACTCAAGATATATGcactatttaaaaatgcttattatgctataattttttaaagtttattaaaaatgttccaGTAACTTCTGGCATAGACATCATAGGTAGAACCTTCTATCAAATAGGGCTTTTCTGACTATAGTGGCAGAAATCCAATTGAAACTGTCTTAAGTAAAAGACAGGAAAAGTATTGgtttaaatatctaaaaaatacatGCCCAGGAGAGCCGGAGAGACAAAAGCAATCATCAGgtgtttgtccctctctctcctcatttctGCTCTTTGTGTGAGCTTTATTCTGTCAGGCACTGAGGCAGTCATTTTCCCATGCAACTCTGGACTTACCTCATCTTTGAAGTCAGCAATGGTAGCGGAAAACTTTTATCTCTTTAAGTctgacagtgtcagaattgaccTAGGTTAAGTCGCAAACCTTTCCTGGAGCCTATTCAACCCCATTTGAACCAATGGACTAAGTAGTGAAGGGGTacttttcctgaaagaaaaccaaggcactGGTCCTAGATGAGGGTAAAATGAATGCAAGAGAGGCAAAAACATCTATATATTTGGaggagatagaaaagaaaaaaaaaaacaccttaatttGTAGTTTGTTCCTGAGTTATGTCGAAACTTTGTTAATAAAGGTACTATATTGTTTTTCCTATCCAAAGCATCCAAGCTGCTTTGTGAAAATTTCTGAACTACTGGGGGAGGGAAATCAAATTTCTTATCAAATCTGACTCCAGTCTCTCCCTCCTTGACTGTATCTTGCATACTATGGTCAAATAAATCTTTCCACTATATGGCACTAGTAACTCCAGCAAAGAAACCACATTCCCAACTGAAGGGGAAGATTTTTAGCCTACCACTCATGGTCTTCCATCATCTCACCTGAACTTTTTCAGTTACATTACACGACTCCCTCTGTGTACATGTAGCCAGTGCTCTTAAGTGTTTGTCACTGTCACTGATCTATGTTAAAGTATTAGGATGCAACTGACATTTAATGTGTCCATCAAGAGATAATGGCATTAGATTTCTTACTTTCCCTTTCTGGCTTTAAAGgtataataaaaattacttatgAATACTAAATTTGATCCTAAATATATAATGTCTTTTCTAAAAGTCaatattattaagtttatttttatttaattcgagagggagatagagagcaagctggggagaggcagagagagagggagacagaatctcaagcaggctccatgctgccagcacagagcctgatgcaggcctcaaactcacgaactgtgagatcatgacccaagccgaagtcgagtcagacgcttttttttttttaatttttttaaatgtttatttatttgtgagagagacagagagacagacagacagatcatgatcaggggaggggcagagagagagggagatacagaatctgaaacaggctccaggctgagctgtctgcacatggcctgatgcgaggcttgaacccacgaactgtgatcatgacctgagctgaagttagatgcttaaccaaatgagccacccaggcaccccagagttccagacgcttaactggctgagccacccaggcgcccctaaaagtcaATATTATTAAACTAAGTTTATCCTTCTGAAAATAAGACAATGTAACTTCATGATGAAGTATGAGAGATATAAACTACTTTCTGTTAGAACTACTTTCTCCATGTCATTCATTTTTTACCCatgaatgaattatttaatttcaaatgctGTTTCTTTATTGGAGTATATAAAAGAAGTCAGGGTCATACATAAGCTACCTGGATCTTTAACCGCATTTAGGCTAAATGTCTCCATCTTTCACCTTAGCTAAAACTGACTGAAATAACCAATTCACTACCTTGCTAAGGTTTCAgaattaaagtgatttttaaataagaaaacaaagaggtggggcacttgggtggctaagtcagtgaagtgtacaactttggctcaggtcatgggtttgtgggtttgagtcccatgtctggctctgtgctgaccactcagagcctggaggctgcttcagattctgtgtctccctctctctctgctcctccccagctcgcactctgtctctgtctctctccaaaaaaataaataaataaacattaaaaaaaattaaaaaaaaaaggaatcgtGGCATAAAtgacattacttttaaaatatgagacTGAATTAAATGTACAAACATAtcactatttttatttgcatttaagcCAAATATTCTGTGAGCTAGAAAGTCAGACAATGTAtgatctatattttatatattaagataaatatcaaaacaaaGTATAGCAATATTCTGTTACTCAAATCCACAAATTTTTTATCTAGAATACACTATTTATAAAACTAACACCTCCTGCAACAAAGCCAACATTATTAGGAGAGTTGTTTgaggagttattttttaatggttagagTGCAGACAATTTTCCTCATTAAGAACCTGTACAGGGATTTACCACCAACCAAGAATGtggtaatgataataaaatacatatcaaTTCAAACATTCAAGACAAAAGGACTTATTTTTACTTAAGCCaataatgaattttgaaaatatattaaaaaataccctCCCAACCACTGTTAACACACTCGTTTATGCTTTCACACAGCATGTTTCaggagttttcattttctgtggctCCACAGGTCTTTTTACTGGGGCAGTTATCAATCATCTTCTTTCTCAATATATGTCTTTGCATTAACCCGTGCCATCTGCCTGGCCAGGTACCTATCTCTAGCCGACATTACAGTTTCTTCATTATTTCGCTTTGCAAACTTGTTCCCCACTTCATGTGGTCCCTCTTGTTCTTTGCCCATCTCTTGGTATTCCTCTGTGAGTCTATGTTTTGCTCCTACTGATGTTTCAGAACTGGAGGGTTtctctgggtttctttctttgtccatgtttctcattttattggATTTTTCCTGGTCAAGAAACCTATCCTTTGCCCTAGAATTTgggctgctttcttttttctctcggTTTCTTTCTGACGACTGAACACTTATTTCTCGTTGTTCTCTATGTCTGTACTTATCACTGTTTTcatatctttctttccttgctttcacatgctcttctttgcttttctcttccttctctcctcctttctcactGTATCGATCATGATTATTtcgttgtctctctctttcttgttctcttggGGAAtatttctccctgtctttctcccttttccaatctctgtcatttctttctctttggtctCTTCCCCTCAGTTTATCTTCTTGTTCATGCCTCTTCCAGTGGGAATCTCTATGGCTGGCTTCTCGGTGCCTATGGgaatccttcttttcttttcggTAATCACGGTCATTGTAATAGTTCTCATGATCCCTGGATTGTCTTTCTTGGTGCTGATCTTCCCTTTTCTCATGAACTCTTGACTTGGACCTTTTTGTGTGGCATTTGGTAccatgctctctttcttcacTAGAAGACCGTGAATGGATTTGATTCTTCTGATGTTTAGAGTCACTCTTGGAGGTCTCTGTGACCCTCTCCCTTCTTgcgtttgcttttttattttcttccatttcatcatccTCACTGCTATTAGCATCAAAGTCGCTATCTGCATCTGGGTTTTCCTCTACTTGCACAACAGTTTGGAGAATGCATTTCTCATGTGGTATTCTGTTCTCTGAACTTACTTCATCAGAATAaccccttgatttctcttcctttattccagaccttaaaaaaagtaacatttaaaaaatgccacaTTATCAATTGTAGTAAGCACATGAAATgttcatataatttttctcaatACTTAAATTTAACTACTAAATGTGAAAAAGGTGCTATTTACCTTATGAATATTGTAAACTAGTATTTTCTAACCATTCAggatattttcagaaaaaggtagaagtgaaatagagaaaattagaTTGCTGTATTGGACCACTAGAACCTTCAGACAGGAGTCTGtacaaggtttttgtttttgttaagcaTGCCAATAATTGGGAAAAGTAAGATATATTCTGTATCTAAGTACTATTTTCATAATATGAAGTTCAAGTTACAGCTCTttgttggatttttctctttttaaaaaatttaataatagtcCTGGGAATagatgaagataattttttttatagcaaaatGCTGGCAAAATCTAATTCTTAAGTATCACTAAATAATTTGTCTTATGATTAAAAAGGCATGAGCACCTCTCCCTTGGCACCTATCACAACAAAATGGGAATATATGAATCTACTCAATTACAATCAATAACACTAAAAATTGTTCATATCACCTACATTTTCCCAGCTGATAAATGTGGTTAATTTATCTACATTACTCACACATTTATTCTTACTAATCACTTAATAATTATACTAATAGAACAACAGTGGTTCTTTGGGAATTGGCAGCAGAACTATCTTCTAAAGGATTAACAGGAATTCTACTATTAGACTCTGAGAAAAGTACAATATTAAATGACATTATGGAGTTTCATGGCTGGCCTCACAACTGTTCCAGATGA
The sequence above is drawn from the Lynx canadensis isolate LIC74 chromosome E1, mLynCan4.pri.v2, whole genome shotgun sequence genome and encodes:
- the NSRP1 gene encoding nuclear speckle splicing regulatory protein 1 isoform X1: MAIPGRQYGLILPKKAQQLHPVLQKPSVFGNDSDDDDETSVSESLQREAAKKQAMKQTKLEIQKALAEDSTVYEYDSIYDEMQKKREENNPKLLLGKDRKPKYIHNLLKAVEIRKKEQEKRMEKKIQREREMEKGEFDDKEAFVTSAYKKKLQERAEEEEREKRAAALEARLDVTKQKDLSGFYRHLLNQAVGEEEVPTCSFREARSGIKEEKSRGYSDEVSSENRIPHEKCILQTVVQVEENPDADSDFDANSSEDDEMEENKKANARRERVTETSKSDSKHQKNQIHSRSSSEEREHGTKCHTKRSKSRVHEKREDQHQERQSRDHENYYNDRDYRKEKKDSHRHREASHRDSHWKRHEQEDKLRGRDQRERNDRDWKREKDREKYSPREQERERQRNNHDRYSEKGGEKEEKSKEEHVKARKERYENSDKYRHREQREISVQSSERNREKKESSPNSRAKDRFLDQEKSNKMRNMDKERNPEKPSSSETSVGAKHRLTEEYQEMGKEQEGPHEVGNKFAKRNNEETVMSARDRYLARQMARVNAKTYIEKEDD
- the NSRP1 gene encoding nuclear speckle splicing regulatory protein 1 isoform X2; this translates as MLGETSVSESLQREAAKKQAMKQTKLEIQKALAEDSTVYEYDSIYDEMQKKREENNPKLLLGKDRKPKYIHNLLKAVEIRKKEQEKRMEKKIQREREMEKGEFDDKEAFVTSAYKKKLQERAEEEEREKRAAALEARLDVTKQKDLSGFYRHLLNQAVGEEEVPTCSFREARSGIKEEKSRGYSDEVSSENRIPHEKCILQTVVQVEENPDADSDFDANSSEDDEMEENKKANARRERVTETSKSDSKHQKNQIHSRSSSEEREHGTKCHTKRSKSRVHEKREDQHQERQSRDHENYYNDRDYRKEKKDSHRHREASHRDSHWKRHEQEDKLRGRDQRERNDRDWKREKDREKYSPREQERERQRNNHDRYSEKGGEKEEKSKEEHVKARKERYENSDKYRHREQREISVQSSERNREKKESSPNSRAKDRFLDQEKSNKMRNMDKERNPEKPSSSETSVGAKHRLTEEYQEMGKEQEGPHEVGNKFAKRNNEETVMSARDRYLARQMARVNAKTYIEKEDD